CGAGCGACGTCGAGCCGACGATGTCGCAGAACAGGATCACCACGTGCTTGCGCACCGGCGCCTGCAGACCGCCCTGGGCCACGGCAGCGCCGCAGGACGAACAGAAGCGCACCCCCTCCGCCAGCTCGGCCCCACATCGAGCGCATGTCGTCACGGGAGGCGAATCTACCGTCAGCGGCCGACAGGTACCGGAAAGGTGACGGTGCGGTGATTTCCGGCGGCGACGGCGGCGCTGCGCTGCTAGGTTGGCTCAGTTACCGGACTGGTGTCATTTCTGAAGGGGTTCCTCCATGGCAAGCGCGCAGCTGAAGCAGATCCTCGCGGGCATCGACCTGTTCGCGGGTCTGAGCCCGGCCGCCATCTCGCAGATCGCCGAGAGCGGCTCGACCTTCCGCAGCGGACCCGGCTCCAACGTCATCACCGAGGGCGCGAAGGAGAGCGGACTGCGGGTGGTGCTGTCCGGCTCGGCCGACGTCATCGTCGGAGGCGAGCAGCGCGGCCAGATCGGTGTCGGCGACTACGTCGGCGAGTTGTCGATGATCGACGGCGCACCCCGCTCGGCCACCATCACCGCCGGTCCGGAAGGTGTCGAGACGTTCGCACTGTCACCGATGGCGTTCATGCCGCTGGTCCGCGGCGACGCGGAGATCGCCACCGCCCTGCTCAAGACGCTGGTCGCGCGGCTGCGCAAGGTCGAGGCGGCCGCGCACAACTGAGCTCGCGAGGGACGCCCGACGAGGAGCGGCGCGAAAAGACTCAGTGACATTGAATGAACGGGCGGGAGCTTGCTCCCGCCCGTTCATTCAATGCGCGAAGTGCCGGGTGCCAGTGAAGTACATCGTGATGCCGGCGTCCTTCGCGGCGTCGATCACCTGCTGATCACGCAGCGAACCACCCGGCGCGACAACGGCTTTCACGCCTGCATCGATCAGCACCTGCAGCCCGTCGGCGAACGGGAAGAACGCGTCGGACGCTGCGACCGCGCCGCGCGCCCGCTCCTCACCGGCCCGGTCGACCGCGAGGTGGCAGGAGTCGACACGGTTGACCTGACCCATCCCGACACCGACGGACGCACCGCCGGAGGCCAGCAGGATCGCGTTGGATTTCACGGCGCGGATCGCCCGCCAGGCGAACTGCAGGTCCGCCAGCGTCGCGTCGTCCGCCGCCTCCCCCGACACCAGACGCCAGTTGGCTGCGTCGTCGCCGCCGGTGACGTTGCCGTCCTCGTCCGTGACCACGGCATCCACCTTGTCGATGCGCTGCATCAGCATGCCGCCGCTGATCGAGCGGATCTCGACCGGGTCACGCTGCTGCGCGTCCTGCGACGACAGCTTCAGCAGCCGGATCGCCTTGCGCTTGCTCAGGATGTCGACGACGCCGGGCTCGAAGTCGGGGGCGACCACGACCTCGGTGAAGATGTCCTTGACGGTCTCGGCCATCTCGACCGTCACCGGGCGGTTGGTGGCGATCACGCCGCCGAAGGCCGACATCGGGTCGCACGCGTGCGCCTTGCGGTGCGCGTCCGCGATGTCCGAACCCACTGCGATGCCACAGGGATTCGCGTGCTTGATGACCGCGACGGTCGGCTGGTCGCCGTGGTCGTATGCCGCCCGCACGGCCGCGTCGGCATCCACGTAGTTGTTGTACGACATTGCCTTGCCGAAGAGTTGCTCGGCCGACGCGATGCCCGGGCGCCAGTGCCGGTAGAGCGCGGCGCCCTGGTGCGGGTTCTCGCCGTACCGGAGGTCCTGCGCCTTGTCGAAGGTCGCACCCGACCAGTTCGGGAAGCCGGTGCCGTCGCTGGTGTCGACATACACGTTGCTCAGCCAGTTGGCGACCGTGTTGTCGTAGTCGGCGGTGTGCTGGAAAGCCTTGGCTGCCAGCAGCTTCCGCTCCTCCAGGGTGAAGCCTCCGGCGGCGACCGCCTCGAGCGTGGCAGCGTAGCTGTCGGGAGAGGTGACGATCGCGACGCTCGGGTGGTTCTTGGCCGCCGCGCGCACCATCGACGGCCCACCGATGTCGATCTGCTCGATGCACTCGTCCGGGGTGGCCCCGGAGGCGACGGTCGCGCGGAACGGGTAGAGGTTGGACACGACCAGCTCGAACGGTGCAACACCCAGGTCGTCGAGCTGCGAGAGGTGCTTCGGGACGCGCGTGTCCGCGAGGATGCCGGCGTGCACCTTCGGGTGCAGGGTCTTGACGCGGCCGTCGAGGCACTCGGGGAAACCGGTCAGGTCCTCGACCTTGGTCACCGGGATGCCGAGGCCGTCGATCAGGGCGGCGGAGCCACCGGTGGAGACGAGTTCGACGCCGGCCTCGTGCAGACCACGGGCCAGGTCTTCCAGACCGGTCTTGTCGTAGACGGAGATGAGTGCGCGCTGGATGGGGCGGCGGTCTTGCGGCTCGGACATGACTCTCCTCGCGAGGGTGGTCGAATCGATGCGCGCACCCAGGCGGGCGATGCACGCGACTCCACTCCCTGGTGGTTACCCCACCTGCGCCAGTCGTGTGGGATCAGGATAGCTGGTCTCGCTACACCCTCCCCCGCTGCGCTCCCCCGGGCACTCGACCCGCAGGATGCGCGATCCGCACGCGGCGGCCGTCCACCGAGAAGCCGTCACGCGCCATCCGGCCGACGTAGTCGACCAGTTGCGGACGTTCGACGGCCTTGATGCGCTCGGTCAGCGACTCGACCGTGTCGTCGTCCTCGACCGGCACCGCGCACTGCGCGACGATCGCGCCGGTGTCGACACCCGCGTCGACCACGAAAAGCGTTGCGCCGGCGAGCTTCACGCCATACTCCAGCGCATCGCGCGGGCCGTGTATGCCGGGAAAGCTCGGCAGCAGCGCGTTGTGACTGTTGAGGTAGCGCCCGCCGAACTCGGCCAGGAACCGCTCCCCCACGATCTTCAGGAAACCCGCCGACACCACCAGCGCGGGCTCGTATGCCGCCACCTGCTCGGTCAGCGCGGCGTCCCAGGCTGCGCGGTCGTCGTAGTCCTTGACGCGGCAGACGAAGGTCGGCACACCGGCACGCTCCGCCCGGGCAAGGCCTTCGATGTTCGGCCGGTCGGCGCCGACCGCAGCGATGCGCACGCCGTACGCCGGATCCTGCGCGGCGTCGAGCAACGCCTGGAGCAGGGTCCCCGATCCGGAGACGAGCACGACCACGGGCACCGGCTGAGAGTCGACCACGGGCCGCAGAGTAGCGCAGTCACCCCGAACCCCGGTTATGCACATCGCGCGCCATGCCGCGCGATGCGTCTAACGCCGTGACCGGAGCGTGTCGTACATCCGGCGGACCTGCAGCAGGAATTCCTGTGGCGCCAGCCGCAGGCCGATCACCGGTATCCGCAACACCCGCTCACCCGCGACGACCCGCTCGTTCTGCCGCAGCGCATCGTCGACGGGGTTGAGTGCGAGCGTGTGATGACCGCCGTCGATCTCGACCACCAGGCCGACGTCGTCCCACCGGACGTCGAGATAGACGCGGCCGTTCGGCCCTGTGCACACCGCCTGCCGAGTGGGTTCGGGCAGCCCGGCACCGCGGGCCATCCGGGCGAAGTCGAGCTCGCCGAGGGAGTGTGCACCGTCGGTGACATCGGCGATGACCGCAGCCAGGAACGCCCGGCGTGGCGACCGCGTCACTCCCCGCCAGGCCAGCGCGAGCCGTGCCGCGGTCGTCATCCGCTGCTGCATCGGCAGGCAGATGAGCAGCGCCGCCTGCCGATCACTCACCGCCCACTGCGCGGCGTGGATCGTCGCCACCTCCACCACAACCCTGGGGATCCCTGCCCCCAACGCCGGATCCGGCTCTCGCACCGTGTGCAACGTGACACCGTCGACGCGGTGATACCGGTTCCTGGCCGGCAGCGAGACGTCGATGGTGCGCACGGTGAAGCCGCGCAAGCCGTGCGCGACGAGCGCAGCCGCCCCATCGAGACGAGCACCCGATCCGCTCTCCCACAAGGCGCGCCACCATGACGCCGGCTGACCGAGGTCCGGTGAACCGATCGCCACCGTGTG
This genomic window from Flexivirga oryzae contains:
- a CDS encoding cyclic nucleotide-binding domain-containing protein gives rise to the protein MASAQLKQILAGIDLFAGLSPAAISQIAESGSTFRSGPGSNVITEGAKESGLRVVLSGSADVIVGGEQRGQIGVGDYVGELSMIDGAPRSATITAGPEGVETFALSPMAFMPLVRGDAEIATALLKTLVARLRKVEAAAHN
- the purH gene encoding bifunctional phosphoribosylaminoimidazolecarboxamide formyltransferase/IMP cyclohydrolase, yielding MSEPQDRRPIQRALISVYDKTGLEDLARGLHEAGVELVSTGGSAALIDGLGIPVTKVEDLTGFPECLDGRVKTLHPKVHAGILADTRVPKHLSQLDDLGVAPFELVVSNLYPFRATVASGATPDECIEQIDIGGPSMVRAAAKNHPSVAIVTSPDSYAATLEAVAAGGFTLEERKLLAAKAFQHTADYDNTVANWLSNVYVDTSDGTGFPNWSGATFDKAQDLRYGENPHQGAALYRHWRPGIASAEQLFGKAMSYNNYVDADAAVRAAYDHGDQPTVAVIKHANPCGIAVGSDIADAHRKAHACDPMSAFGGVIATNRPVTVEMAETVKDIFTEVVVAPDFEPGVVDILSKRKAIRLLKLSSQDAQQRDPVEIRSISGGMLMQRIDKVDAVVTDEDGNVTGGDDAANWRLVSGEAADDATLADLQFAWRAIRAVKSNAILLASGGASVGVGMGQVNRVDSCHLAVDRAGEERARGAVAASDAFFPFADGLQVLIDAGVKAVVAPGGSLRDQQVIDAAKDAGITMYFTGTRHFAH
- the purN gene encoding phosphoribosylglycinamide formyltransferase — its product is MVDSQPVPVVVLVSGSGTLLQALLDAAQDPAYGVRIAAVGADRPNIEGLARAERAGVPTFVCRVKDYDDRAAWDAALTEQVAAYEPALVVSAGFLKIVGERFLAEFGGRYLNSHNALLPSFPGIHGPRDALEYGVKLAGATLFVVDAGVDTGAIVAQCAVPVEDDDTVESLTERIKAVERPQLVDYVGRMARDGFSVDGRRVRIAHPAGRVPGGAQRGRV
- a CDS encoding endonuclease domain-containing protein; protein product: MTQRRSTAHVVVGMPLRYGADRRITAAELAAEHGGVVHRVALAHHGIGRDAIRNEVAAGRWFKVGRHTVAIGSPDLGQPASWWRALWESGSGARLDGAAALVAHGLRGFTVRTIDVSLPARNRYHRVDGVTLHTVREPDPALGAGIPRVVVEVATIHAAQWAVSDRQAALLICLPMQQRMTTAARLALAWRGVTRSPRRAFLAAVIADVTDGAHSLGELDFARMARGAGLPEPTRQAVCTGPNGRVYLDVRWDDVGLVVEIDGGHHTLALNPVDDALRQNERVVAGERVLRIPVIGLRLAPQEFLLQVRRMYDTLRSRR